One window from the genome of Breoghania sp. L-A4 encodes:
- the radC gene encoding DNA repair protein RadC, with translation MAASDGDAPGFMDTRPKQPHYHGHRTRLRARFRDKGADALEDYELLELLLFRSIPRQDTKPIAKALIARFGSFTEVLAAPPKLLKEIKGVGDSAIDDLKIVHASTLRAARAKVASRKPLSSWNAVLDYCRAAMAYAEREEFRILFLDKKNGLLADEVQQRGTVDHTPVYPREVVKRALELSASALILVHNHPSGDPTPSRADIQMTRQIADIARPLGIELHDHIIVARGGHASFRGLKLI, from the coding sequence ATGGCGGCGAGCGACGGTGACGCGCCGGGGTTCATGGATACCCGGCCAAAACAGCCCCACTATCACGGGCACCGCACCCGGTTGCGCGCGCGCTTTCGCGACAAGGGCGCCGACGCGCTGGAGGACTATGAGCTTCTCGAGCTCCTGCTGTTCCGCTCGATCCCGCGTCAGGACACCAAACCGATTGCCAAGGCGCTGATCGCGCGGTTCGGCTCCTTCACCGAGGTGCTCGCCGCCCCGCCTAAGTTGCTCAAGGAAATCAAGGGGGTGGGGGATTCCGCCATCGACGATCTGAAGATCGTGCACGCCAGCACCCTGCGCGCGGCGCGCGCCAAGGTGGCCAGCCGCAAGCCGCTGTCGTCGTGGAACGCCGTGCTCGATTATTGCCGCGCCGCCATGGCCTATGCCGAGCGCGAAGAGTTCCGCATTCTGTTTCTCGACAAGAAGAACGGCCTGCTCGCCGATGAGGTACAGCAGCGCGGCACGGTGGATCACACCCCCGTCTATCCGCGCGAGGTGGTCAAGCGCGCGCTGGAGCTATCGGCCAGCGCGCTGATCCTGGTGCACAATCATCCCTCCGGCGATCCCACGCCGTCGCGCGCCGACATCCAGATGACCCGCCAGATCGCCGACATCGCCAGGCCGCTGGGAATCGAGCTTCACGATCACATCATCGTCGCCCGCGGCGGCCATGCCAGTTTTCGCGGGCTGAAGCTGATCTGA